A genomic window from Phycisphaerales bacterium includes:
- the tssB gene encoding type VI secretion system contractile sheath small subunit encodes MAKASSQKFIARNRAPRVQIEYDLELYGAEKKVNLPFVMGVMADLSGKPADPLPAVADRKFLEIDVDNFDERLKSMKPRVAFQVPNTLTGEGNLPVDITFESMADFSPGAIAKKVEPLAKLLEARTQLANLLTYMDGKGGAEQLMTKILSDQELLKSLASAPKPS; translated from the coding sequence ATGGCAAAGGCCAGCAGCCAGAAGTTCATTGCACGCAACCGGGCCCCGCGCGTACAGATCGAGTACGACTTGGAGCTGTACGGCGCGGAGAAGAAGGTCAACCTGCCGTTCGTGATGGGCGTGATGGCTGACCTGTCGGGCAAGCCGGCCGACCCGCTGCCCGCAGTGGCGGACCGCAAGTTCCTCGAGATCGACGTCGACAACTTCGACGAGCGCCTCAAGAGCATGAAGCCGCGCGTGGCGTTCCAGGTTCCCAACACCCTCACGGGCGAGGGCAACCTGCCGGTGGACATCACCTTCGAGAGCATGGCGGACTTCTCGCCGGGCGCGATCGCGAAGAAGGTGGAGCCGCTGGCGAAGCTGCTGGAGGCGCGGACGCAGCTGGCCAACCTGCTGACCTACATGGACGGCAAGGGCGGCGCCGAGCAGCTCATGACCAAGATCCTGTCTGACCAGGAGCTCCTCAAGAGCCTGGCCTCGGCGCCCAAGCCGAGCTGA
- the tssE gene encoding type VI secretion system baseplate subunit TssE: MAELTTADKLQPSLLDRLRDDAPKERQESRDRRVMSMRQLREAVLRDLSWLLNSGCHPLDDEIYEFPLVARSTVNYGMPDLTGRTASNVTPDKLEQMVLEAVAAFEPRIMRRTLAVKAVSIEGRRGDSTGNTVGFEISGELCPLPMPEPLYLRTALDLETGRCEIKTGTKA; the protein is encoded by the coding sequence ATGGCTGAGCTCACGACCGCCGACAAGCTGCAGCCCAGCCTGCTCGACCGCCTGCGGGACGACGCGCCCAAGGAGCGGCAGGAGAGCCGCGACCGGCGCGTGATGTCGATGCGGCAGCTGCGCGAGGCGGTGCTGCGCGACCTCTCGTGGCTGCTCAACTCCGGGTGCCACCCGCTGGATGATGAGATCTACGAGTTCCCGCTGGTGGCGCGGAGCACGGTGAACTACGGGATGCCCGACCTCACCGGCCGCACGGCCTCCAACGTCACCCCCGACAAGCTCGAGCAGATGGTGCTGGAGGCGGTCGCCGCGTTCGAGCCGCGCATCATGCGGCGGACGCTGGCGGTGAAGGCGGTGTCGATCGAGGGGCGGCGCGGCGACTCGACCGGGAACACGGTGGGATTTGAGATCAGCGGCGAGCTCTGTCCGCTGCCGATGCCCGAGCCCCTGTACCTGCGAACGGCGCTGGACCTGGAGACCGGGCGGTGTGAGATCAAGACGGGCACGAAGGCATGA
- the tssF gene encoding type VI secretion system baseplate subunit TssF — translation MDRRLLRYYDRELRHLQSGAREFAREFPKIAGRLAIEDFPCVDPYVERLLEGFAFLTARVQLKLDSEFPRFTQNLLETVYPSYLAPTPSMCVVQFNQDPAEPSLADGYLVPRGTILRSPSTRELGSCEFRTAHDTRLWAVKVEDAQYYTRNVGVLDLTHPWGGPGAVGQLSVGRGPLRAAVRIRLRTTGGVPFEKIGLDDLRLYLRGGDATPGKLYEQLFAHARSVIVRPAMAGNAVGEWQETFAPGVIHRAGYGASEALLPYDARGFQGYRLLHEYFAFPQRFMFVDLKGVGDAFRRCDGMALDVIITFTQEIPELEGAVDGSSFALHCTPAVNLFPKRADRIFVNDRASEFQVIPDRTRPLDFEVYKITRVVGFGAGTNDETTFRPFYSATDADMSTPAYYATNRVPRALSERERRNGQRSSYAGSEVYLGLVDAANAPYATDLKQLSIETLCTNRDLPLQMPVGKGRTDFTMEIGAPVESVRVIAGPTPPRPSHAEGETSWRLISHLKLNYLSLIDEDVDGDGTITPEERQGAAALRDLLRLYGSTADAATRKQVEGLKSINTTPITRRVPIPGMISFARGLEVNVTFEEGLFEGTGVFVLGAVLEQFFARYVSMNSFTETVISSVERGEIMRWTAKVGQRPVL, via the coding sequence ATGGACCGGCGACTGCTCCGATACTACGACCGCGAGCTGAGGCACCTGCAATCAGGGGCGCGGGAGTTCGCGCGCGAGTTCCCCAAGATCGCCGGCCGCCTGGCGATCGAGGACTTCCCCTGCGTCGACCCGTACGTCGAGCGGCTGCTGGAGGGCTTCGCCTTCCTCACCGCCCGCGTGCAGCTGAAGCTCGACAGCGAGTTCCCCCGCTTCACGCAGAACCTGCTGGAGACGGTCTACCCCAGCTACCTGGCGCCCACACCCAGCATGTGCGTGGTGCAGTTCAACCAGGACCCCGCCGAGCCCAGCCTGGCCGACGGGTACCTCGTGCCCCGCGGCACCATCCTCCGCAGCCCCTCGACGCGCGAGCTGGGCTCGTGCGAGTTCCGCACCGCCCACGACACTCGCCTGTGGGCGGTGAAGGTGGAGGATGCGCAGTACTACACGCGGAACGTGGGCGTGCTCGACCTGACGCACCCTTGGGGCGGCCCGGGCGCGGTGGGCCAGCTGAGTGTCGGGCGCGGGCCGCTGCGGGCGGCGGTGCGCATCCGCCTGCGGACCACCGGCGGCGTGCCCTTTGAGAAGATCGGGCTTGATGACCTGCGGCTGTACCTGCGCGGCGGCGACGCGACCCCCGGCAAGCTCTACGAGCAGCTCTTCGCGCACGCCCGCTCGGTGATCGTGCGCCCGGCGATGGCCGGCAACGCGGTGGGGGAGTGGCAGGAGACCTTCGCCCCCGGTGTCATCCACCGCGCCGGGTATGGCGCGAGCGAGGCGCTGCTGCCCTACGACGCCCGCGGCTTCCAGGGCTACCGCCTGCTGCACGAGTACTTCGCGTTCCCGCAGCGGTTCATGTTCGTGGACCTCAAGGGCGTGGGCGACGCGTTCCGCCGGTGCGACGGCATGGCCCTGGACGTGATCATCACGTTCACGCAGGAGATCCCCGAACTCGAGGGCGCGGTGGACGGCTCGTCGTTCGCGCTGCACTGCACGCCCGCGGTGAACCTGTTCCCCAAGCGGGCCGACCGCATCTTCGTGAACGACCGCGCCAGCGAGTTCCAGGTGATCCCCGACCGCACGCGCCCGCTGGACTTTGAGGTCTACAAGATCACGCGGGTCGTGGGCTTCGGCGCGGGCACCAACGACGAAACGACGTTCCGGCCCTTCTACTCGGCCACCGACGCCGACATGAGCACGCCCGCGTACTACGCGACCAACCGCGTGCCGCGGGCCCTGTCGGAGCGCGAGCGCCGCAACGGCCAGCGCAGCAGCTACGCGGGCAGCGAGGTGTACCTGGGCCTGGTGGACGCGGCCAACGCGCCCTACGCCACCGACCTCAAGCAGCTCTCGATCGAGACGCTGTGCACCAACCGCGACCTGCCGCTGCAGATGCCGGTGGGCAAGGGCCGCACGGACTTCACGATGGAGATCGGCGCCCCGGTGGAGTCGGTGCGGGTGATCGCCGGGCCCACCCCGCCCCGCCCAAGCCACGCCGAGGGCGAGACGAGCTGGCGGCTCATCAGCCACCTCAAGCTCAACTACCTGTCGCTCATCGACGAGGATGTGGACGGCGACGGCACGATCACGCCCGAGGAGCGGCAGGGGGCCGCGGCCCTGCGCGACCTGCTGCGGCTGTACGGCAGCACCGCCGACGCCGCGACGCGCAAGCAGGTGGAGGGGCTCAAGAGCATCAACACCACGCCCATCACGCGACGCGTGCCCATCCCCGGGATGATCAGCTTCGCGCGGGGGCTGGAGGTCAACGTCACGTTCGAGGAGGGGCTGTTCGAGGGCACGGGCGTGTTCGTGCTGGGGGCGGTGCTCGAGCAGTTCTTCGCCAGGTACGTTTCCATGAACTCGTTCACCGAGACTGTCATCAGCTCGGTGGAGCGAGGGGAGATCATGCGGTGGACGGCAAAGGTCGGACAACGCCCAGTGCTGTAG
- a CDS encoding type VI secretion system tube protein Hcp, translated as MSLDGYLWLGGAQGIRGEAKHYLYSDWLGVRGLTWGVRQDAAVNPTGSQTLPTADVDAFSFTHELDRASPGIFQACLQGRNIPEVRFVVLQPDTRGETYERLRITFRNCLITGVEVTAEGASVSETVAIVFGEIDIQARPRPIDAGQ; from the coding sequence ATGTCGCTGGACGGCTACTTGTGGCTGGGCGGGGCCCAGGGGATCCGGGGGGAGGCCAAGCACTACCTCTACTCGGACTGGCTGGGCGTGCGCGGGCTGACATGGGGCGTGCGGCAGGACGCGGCCGTCAACCCGACGGGCTCGCAGACCCTGCCGACGGCCGACGTCGACGCGTTCTCGTTCACCCACGAGCTCGACCGGGCCTCCCCAGGCATTTTCCAGGCGTGTCTGCAGGGGCGGAACATCCCCGAGGTGCGGTTCGTGGTGCTCCAGCCCGACACCCGGGGCGAGACCTACGAGCGGCTGCGGATCACCTTCCGCAACTGCCTGATCACGGGGGTCGAGGTGACGGCGGAGGGGGCGAGCGTGTCGGAGACGGTGGCGATCGTTTTTGGGGAGATCGACATCCAGGCCCGCCCGCGTCCGATCGATGCCGGGCAGTAG
- the tssC gene encoding type VI secretion system contractile sheath large subunit, with translation MAEAQAQSQVSGLQLEGNDLESLLKKEFKPKTSNAKEAIESAVKTLASQALEGVSLISDDAVKSIEAIIAAIDQKLSEQINHILHHADFQALEGAWRGLAHLVNNTETDETLKIRVLNISKKELGKTIAKFKGTAWDQSPLFKKLYEEEFGMPGGQPYGALIGDYYFDHTPPDVEILSGMAQIAAAAHAPFITSPKPSLFNMESWQELSNPRDLTKIFQSAEYAPWRSLRESEDSRYIGMAMPRVLSRIPYGAKTAPVEEFSFEEDTGAADHSKYAWMNAAYAMGTNITRAFKLYGWCSRIRGVESGGMVEGLPVHTFPTDDGGVDMKCPTEIAITDRREAELAKNGFMPLSHWKNTDYSVFVGAQSLHKPAEYSDPDATANANLGARLPYLFATCRFAHFLKCMVRDKIGSFKERDAMSKWLNNWILQYVDGDPTNSSEETKARLPLAAAEVVVEEIPGNPGYYSSKFFLRPHYQLEGLTVSLRLVSKLPSAKSGG, from the coding sequence ATGGCCGAAGCACAAGCACAATCACAGGTCTCAGGCCTTCAGCTCGAGGGCAACGACCTGGAGTCGCTCCTCAAGAAAGAGTTCAAGCCCAAGACCAGCAACGCCAAGGAGGCGATCGAGTCGGCGGTGAAGACGCTGGCCTCGCAGGCGCTGGAGGGCGTCAGCCTCATCAGCGATGATGCGGTCAAGAGCATCGAGGCCATCATCGCGGCCATCGACCAGAAGCTCTCCGAGCAGATCAACCACATCCTGCACCACGCCGACTTCCAGGCACTGGAAGGCGCCTGGCGCGGTCTGGCGCACCTGGTCAACAACACCGAGACCGACGAGACGCTGAAGATCCGCGTGCTCAACATCTCCAAGAAGGAGCTTGGCAAGACCATCGCCAAGTTCAAGGGCACGGCCTGGGACCAGAGCCCCCTCTTCAAGAAGCTGTACGAGGAAGAGTTCGGCATGCCCGGCGGGCAGCCCTACGGCGCCCTCATCGGCGACTACTACTTCGACCACACCCCGCCGGACGTCGAGATCCTCAGCGGCATGGCCCAGATCGCGGCCGCGGCGCACGCGCCGTTCATCACCAGCCCCAAGCCCAGCCTGTTCAACATGGAGAGCTGGCAGGAGCTGAGCAACCCCCGCGACCTGACCAAGATCTTCCAGTCCGCCGAGTACGCCCCCTGGCGGAGCCTGCGCGAGAGCGAGGATTCGCGGTACATCGGCATGGCCATGCCCCGCGTGCTCTCCCGCATCCCCTACGGCGCCAAGACCGCGCCCGTGGAGGAGTTCTCCTTCGAGGAGGACACGGGCGCGGCCGATCACAGCAAGTACGCCTGGATGAACGCCGCCTACGCCATGGGCACGAACATCACCCGCGCGTTCAAGCTCTACGGCTGGTGCAGCCGCATCCGCGGCGTTGAGTCGGGCGGCATGGTGGAGGGCCTGCCGGTCCACACCTTCCCCACCGACGACGGCGGCGTGGACATGAAGTGCCCCACCGAAATCGCGATCACCGACCGGCGCGAGGCCGAGCTGGCGAAGAACGGCTTCATGCCGCTCTCCCACTGGAAGAACACCGACTACTCGGTGTTCGTCGGCGCCCAGAGCCTGCACAAGCCGGCCGAGTACAGCGACCCGGACGCGACGGCGAACGCCAACCTCGGCGCCCGCCTGCCCTACCTGTTCGCGACGTGCCGCTTCGCCCACTTCCTCAAGTGCATGGTGCGTGACAAGATCGGCTCCTTCAAGGAGCGCGACGCCATGTCCAAGTGGCTGAACAACTGGATCCTCCAGTACGTCGACGGCGACCCCACCAACTCCTCGGAAGAAACCAAGGCCCGCCTGCCGCTCGCTGCGGCGGAGGTCGTGGTCGAGGAGATCCCCGGCAACCCAGGCTACTACTCGAGCAAGTTCTTCCTTCGCCCGCACTACCAGCTGGAAGGCCTCACCGTGTCCCTGCGTCTCGTGTCCAAGCTGCCCTCGGCCAAGAGCGGCGGTTGA
- the tssA gene encoding type VI secretion system protein TssA translates to MAVVNVESLLKPLSEENPAGENLRWDRRYLEIERLAEGKEETQFSAPEEPDWREVRDGCVELFARGKHLRVAVLLTLAAVRLEGYPGLRDGLKLIHSLLNDYWDQVFPQLDAEDNNDPTERVNALSAFVTPLATYGDKIKFLDRVFEAPICQSRQLGSFSMRDVAIAGGTLEVPDDPDKQKPTLQVIQAAFEETDASTLEEIANAIDEASGCLEGIEAIFDEKCGPGVGPSPEGFKTLLRDASIQVRRHLGGEVPAEESADGGGEDVSSGGGGGGRRGASLDGEVNSPQDALLAFEKVSRYYAAHEPSSPVALIVAAAQQMVGKSFVDISKVLTPDVVSMLVTISTPPEAQSSE, encoded by the coding sequence GTGGCGGTAGTCAACGTCGAGAGTCTGCTCAAGCCTCTGTCGGAGGAGAACCCCGCGGGTGAGAACCTGCGCTGGGACCGCCGGTACCTGGAAATCGAGCGGCTGGCCGAGGGCAAGGAGGAGACGCAGTTCTCCGCGCCCGAGGAGCCGGATTGGCGCGAGGTGCGCGACGGGTGCGTGGAGCTCTTTGCCCGCGGCAAGCACCTGCGCGTCGCGGTGCTGCTGACCCTGGCGGCCGTGCGGCTGGAGGGGTACCCCGGCCTGCGGGACGGCCTTAAGCTCATCCACAGCCTGCTCAACGACTACTGGGATCAGGTCTTCCCGCAGCTGGACGCCGAGGACAACAACGATCCGACCGAGCGGGTCAACGCCCTGTCGGCTTTCGTGACGCCCCTGGCGACCTACGGCGACAAGATCAAGTTCCTTGACCGGGTGTTCGAGGCGCCGATCTGCCAGTCGCGGCAGCTCGGCTCGTTCTCGATGCGGGACGTGGCGATCGCGGGCGGCACGCTCGAGGTCCCCGATGATCCTGACAAACAAAAACCGACCCTGCAGGTCATCCAAGCCGCGTTCGAGGAGACCGACGCGAGCACGCTTGAAGAGATTGCGAACGCCATTGACGAGGCGTCGGGGTGCCTGGAGGGCATCGAGGCGATCTTCGACGAGAAGTGCGGCCCGGGGGTGGGGCCGAGTCCCGAGGGGTTCAAGACGCTGCTGCGGGATGCCAGCATCCAGGTGCGGCGGCACCTGGGTGGGGAGGTTCCCGCGGAGGAGAGTGCTGACGGGGGCGGCGAGGACGTCAGCAGCGGCGGTGGGGGGGGTGGTCGGCGCGGTGCCTCGCTGGATGGTGAGGTGAACTCCCCCCAGGACGCACTCTTGGCATTTGAGAAGGTTTCCCGTTACTATGCGGCCCACGAACCATCGAGCCCCGTGGCACTTATCGTCGCCGCGGCTCAGCAGATGGTGGGCAAGAGCTTTGTCGATATCTCAAAGGTTCTGACCCCCGACGTCGTGAGCATGCTGGTGACGATCAGCACGCCGCCGGAGGCGCAGTCGAGCGAGTAA
- a CDS encoding type VI secretion system tube protein Hcp, whose product MAFDGFLYVEGQKGAIKGECKDKDHAEWIDIMSFSYSVNQSNSVDTGGGLSAGKAQLGDFTFTQKYHKGSPALWGLCASGEHLKKVEFNARKSAGDNQFMYLKILFTDCIVSSVSTSGGSDNEIPDETVTIAYTEVAFSYWEQNEKTGGMKGGVVTASYNRKTNKRG is encoded by the coding sequence ATGGCATTCGACGGATTCCTTTACGTAGAGGGGCAGAAGGGCGCCATCAAGGGCGAGTGCAAGGACAAGGACCACGCGGAGTGGATCGACATCATGTCGTTCAGCTACTCCGTGAACCAGTCCAACTCCGTTGACACCGGCGGCGGCCTCAGCGCCGGCAAGGCGCAGCTGGGCGACTTCACCTTCACCCAGAAGTACCACAAGGGCTCCCCCGCCCTGTGGGGCCTGTGCGCCTCGGGCGAGCACCTCAAGAAGGTCGAGTTCAACGCCCGCAAGTCGGCCGGCGACAACCAGTTCATGTACCTCAAGATCCTCTTCACCGACTGCATCGTGAGCAGCGTCTCCACCAGCGGCGGCTCGGACAACGAGATCCCCGACGAGACCGTCACCATCGCCTACACCGAGGTGGCCTTCAGCTACTGGGAGCAGAACGAGAAGACCGGCGGCATGAAGGGCGGCGTCGTCACCGCCAGCTACAACCGCAAGACCAACAAGCGCGGCTGA
- the tssG gene encoding type VI secretion system baseplate subunit TssG — protein MDGKGRTTPSAVGPSAVGPGASIAPTPIADLDPLEAMMSAAPNGHNGVNGHKEAPKEAKAGEPKVRKITSRVANKQTREDFLSDLAYETWNYNFYQVVRRLDAMFPDLQGVGLSDKVDEDPIRFCQQPTLAFPPNTLTRYDPPTNTAPGRLFVAFMGMLGPHGPLPLHLAEYALEREIHHKDRTFSRFLDVFNHRLVSLFYRAWSVNQMPASYDRSFAAAGMDPGNLKPEQRQRALLEDDDPYSVYIGSLLGIGMDSLRLRDIVPDTAKLHFAGRMSAASPGPEGLRAILQDFFGVPVLIDEFAGQWLELPQNQYCRLGGDPVDRTPSSLGGPLGGAVAGSRVWDCQGKFRIRLGPMGFDDYQRFLPHTRTASRLEAWIRNFVGDEFAWEAEVVLRQDEVPKTQLGKGAALGWTTWMYSGSAEEDRGDLTIRSRN, from the coding sequence GTGGACGGCAAAGGTCGGACAACGCCCAGTGCTGTAGGGCCCAGTGCTGTAGGCCCGGGCGCGAGTATCGCGCCAACGCCGATCGCCGACCTCGACCCGCTCGAGGCGATGATGTCGGCCGCGCCGAATGGGCACAACGGCGTCAACGGCCACAAGGAAGCCCCCAAGGAAGCGAAGGCCGGCGAGCCCAAGGTGCGCAAGATCACCAGCCGCGTCGCCAACAAGCAGACGCGCGAGGACTTCCTCAGCGACCTCGCGTACGAGACCTGGAACTACAACTTCTACCAGGTGGTCCGCCGGCTGGACGCGATGTTCCCCGACCTGCAGGGCGTGGGGCTGTCCGACAAGGTCGATGAGGACCCTATCCGCTTCTGCCAGCAGCCCACGCTCGCCTTCCCGCCCAACACGCTGACGCGCTACGACCCGCCCACCAACACCGCGCCCGGGCGGCTGTTCGTGGCGTTCATGGGCATGCTCGGACCGCACGGCCCGCTGCCGCTGCACCTGGCCGAGTACGCCCTTGAGCGCGAGATCCACCACAAGGACCGCACGTTCTCGCGGTTCCTGGACGTCTTCAACCACCGGCTGGTGAGCCTGTTCTACCGGGCGTGGTCGGTCAATCAGATGCCCGCGAGCTACGACCGCTCGTTCGCCGCGGCGGGCATGGACCCGGGCAACCTCAAGCCCGAGCAGCGCCAGAGGGCGCTGCTGGAGGATGACGACCCGTACTCGGTGTACATCGGCTCGCTGCTGGGCATCGGCATGGACTCGCTGCGGCTGCGGGACATCGTGCCCGACACCGCCAAGCTGCACTTCGCGGGGCGCATGAGCGCGGCGTCCCCCGGCCCCGAGGGCCTGCGGGCGATCCTGCAGGACTTCTTCGGCGTGCCCGTGCTCATCGACGAGTTTGCGGGGCAGTGGCTGGAGCTGCCGCAGAACCAGTACTGCCGGCTGGGCGGCGACCCCGTGGACCGCACGCCCTCGTCGCTCGGCGGGCCGCTGGGCGGGGCGGTCGCGGGCTCGCGCGTGTGGGACTGCCAGGGCAAGTTCCGCATCCGCCTTGGGCCGATGGGCTTTGACGACTACCAGCGCTTCCTGCCGCACACGCGCACCGCGTCCCGCCTTGAGGCGTGGATCCGCAACTTCGTGGGCGACGAGTTCGCGTGGGAGGCGGAGGTCGTCCTCCGCCAGGACGAGGTCCCGAAGACGCAGCTGGGCAAGGGCGCGGCCCTGGGCTGGACGACGTGGATGTACAGCGGCAGCGCCGAGGAAGACCGCGGCGACCTGACGATCAGGAGCCGCAACTAG
- a CDS encoding type VI secretion system accessory protein TagJ: MTPEELLRQGKLDECLKAVEAQVRANPAEAKLRVMLFQVLSVMGQWDRAQTQLQTCAQMNPGNMLMAQVCKQAILCEHLRNEVWSGKRTPLVLGEPEEWVSWVIQAAGMSANGQHDAAAELRGRAFDAAPAVAGAITIGDDAAPTPFEWIADADERLGPMLEAIVDGKYYWIPWQRIAQVKIDKPTDLRDTVWLPATFIWSAGGSSVGLIPVRYPGSEQPTNDPLIRMARKTEFVERGGVQVPLGQRLLATDTGEYSLLEVRVVRVGDAPLNPEAAVAGANTAGLAMDSSLKPGAGHG, encoded by the coding sequence ATGACACCGGAAGAACTGCTGCGTCAAGGGAAGCTGGATGAGTGCCTCAAGGCGGTTGAGGCCCAGGTGCGGGCCAACCCCGCCGAAGCCAAGCTGCGGGTCATGCTCTTCCAGGTCCTGAGCGTCATGGGCCAGTGGGACCGGGCGCAGACGCAGCTGCAGACCTGCGCGCAGATGAACCCCGGCAACATGCTGATGGCCCAAGTCTGCAAGCAGGCGATCCTGTGCGAGCACCTGCGCAATGAGGTGTGGTCGGGCAAGCGGACGCCGCTGGTGCTGGGCGAGCCCGAGGAGTGGGTGAGCTGGGTGATCCAGGCCGCGGGGATGTCGGCCAATGGGCAGCATGACGCGGCCGCGGAGCTGCGCGGGCGTGCGTTCGACGCGGCGCCGGCGGTCGCGGGCGCGATCACGATCGGTGACGACGCGGCCCCCACACCCTTCGAGTGGATCGCCGATGCCGACGAGCGGCTGGGGCCGATGCTCGAGGCGATTGTGGACGGCAAGTACTACTGGATTCCCTGGCAGCGGATCGCGCAGGTGAAGATCGACAAGCCGACCGACCTGCGGGACACGGTGTGGCTGCCGGCCACCTTCATCTGGAGCGCGGGCGGCTCGTCGGTGGGGCTGATCCCGGTGCGCTACCCGGGCTCGGAGCAGCCGACCAACGACCCGCTCATCCGAATGGCCCGCAAGACCGAGTTCGTTGAGCGCGGCGGGGTGCAGGTGCCGCTGGGGCAGCGGCTGCTGGCAACCGACACGGGCGAATACTCGCTGCTGGAAGTGCGGGTGGTGCGCGTGGGCGATGCGCCGCTGAACCCCGAGGCGGCGGTGGCGGGGGCGAATACCGCGGGGCTGGCGATGGACAGCAGCCTGAAACCGGGGGCGGGGCATGGCTGA
- a CDS encoding type VI secretion system tube protein Hcp: MPDNFDGFLKITDVSSESKDPKHEGWIDVEAFTYSAKVSDYTIGQDGKLVADDARAGAFTFTQGMHKGSPTLFQFCVTRRQIPTVEFHARKASGSYNFIYFKAILTDCLITDVAVGAGSTPLPTETITIAYRKVQLVYREQDTHRGTGTGGDVTITFDAAANQ; the protein is encoded by the coding sequence ATGCCCGACAACTTCGACGGCTTCCTCAAGATCACCGACGTCTCCAGCGAGTCCAAGGACCCCAAGCACGAGGGGTGGATCGACGTCGAGGCGTTCACGTACTCGGCCAAGGTCAGCGACTACACCATCGGCCAGGACGGCAAGCTGGTCGCCGACGACGCCCGCGCCGGGGCCTTCACCTTCACGCAGGGCATGCACAAGGGCTCGCCCACGCTGTTCCAGTTCTGCGTGACGCGCCGGCAGATCCCCACGGTTGAGTTCCACGCCCGCAAGGCTTCGGGGTCGTACAACTTCATCTACTTCAAGGCGATCCTGACCGACTGCCTGATCACAGACGTGGCCGTGGGCGCGGGCAGCACGCCGCTGCCCACCGAGACCATCACGATCGCGTACCGCAAGGTGCAGCTCGTGTATCGCGAGCAGGACACCCACCGCGGCACGGGGACGGGCGGCGACGTGACCATCACCTTCGACGCCGCGGCCAATCAGTAG